The proteins below are encoded in one region of Antennarius striatus isolate MH-2024 chromosome 7, ASM4005453v1, whole genome shotgun sequence:
- the LOC137599333 gene encoding regulator of G-protein signaling 5-like isoform X1, with protein MCKGLASLPTCCLERAKVLKARLGSILQKPNWNLSGCKKRQNKPTLEECLRWKQSFEKLLSSKYGLCAFTSFLVSEFSEENIAFYFACEDYRCTKSPSKIPAKAQKIFDEFISSDAPREVRHQQSHRQPRVGLTPSTNAVSLRRPLCRLTSIMKLVTSPKPTCWSRRRPASIWLSTRSTCSWLKTATPASSAPQPTGPWWSKPNPWPRPPISPRRRRCEMCLLTGGEPLAAT; from the exons ATGTGTAAAGGACTGGCCTCGCTGCCCACCTGCTGCTTGGAAAG GGCCAAGGTGCTGAAAGCAAGGCTGGGAAGCATTTTGCAAAAGCCCAACTGGAATTTATCCGGCTgcaaaaaaaggcaaaacaa ACCAACCCTGGAGGAATGCCTCAGGTGGAAACAGTCATTTGAAAAGCTCCTGTCCAGCAAAT ACGGACTGTGTgccttcacctccttcctgGTGTCGGAGTTCAGCGAGGAAAACATCGCGTTTTACTTTGCATGTGAAGATTACAGGTGCACCAAGTCTCCCTCCAAGATACCGGCCAAAGCCCAGAAGATATTCGATGAATTCATCAGCAGCGACGCTCCCCGTGAGGTGAGGCATCAACAGTCACATCGTCAGCCTCGCGTCGGTTTGACTCCATCGACTAACGCTGTCTCTCTTCGCCGTCCCCTGTGCAGATTAACATCGATCATGAAACTCGTGACTTCACCAAAGCCAACATGCTGGAGCCGTCGCCGTCCTGCTTCGATCTGGCTCAGCACAAGATCTACATGCTCATGGCTAAAGACTGCTACCCCCGCTTCCTCCGCTCCCCAGCCTACAGGGCCCTGGTGGTCCAAGCCAAACCCGTGGCCCAGACCGCCGATCAGCCCCAGGAGAAGAAGGTGTGAGATGTGTCTGCTGACCGGCGGGGAACCGTTAGCGGCCACCTGA
- the LOC137599333 gene encoding regulator of G-protein signaling 5-like isoform X2, whose translation MCKGLASLPTCCLERAKVLKARLGSILQKPNWNLSGCKKRQNKPTLEECLRWKQSFEKLLSSKYGLCAFTSFLVSEFSEENIAFYFACEDYRCTKSPSKIPAKAQKIFDEFISSDAPREINIDHETRDFTKANMLEPSPSCFDLAQHKIYMLMAKDCYPRFLRSPAYRALVVQAKPVAQTADQPQEKKV comes from the exons ATGTGTAAAGGACTGGCCTCGCTGCCCACCTGCTGCTTGGAAAG GGCCAAGGTGCTGAAAGCAAGGCTGGGAAGCATTTTGCAAAAGCCCAACTGGAATTTATCCGGCTgcaaaaaaaggcaaaacaa ACCAACCCTGGAGGAATGCCTCAGGTGGAAACAGTCATTTGAAAAGCTCCTGTCCAGCAAAT ACGGACTGTGTgccttcacctccttcctgGTGTCGGAGTTCAGCGAGGAAAACATCGCGTTTTACTTTGCATGTGAAGATTACAGGTGCACCAAGTCTCCCTCCAAGATACCGGCCAAAGCCCAGAAGATATTCGATGAATTCATCAGCAGCGACGCTCCCCGTGAG ATTAACATCGATCATGAAACTCGTGACTTCACCAAAGCCAACATGCTGGAGCCGTCGCCGTCCTGCTTCGATCTGGCTCAGCACAAGATCTACATGCTCATGGCTAAAGACTGCTACCCCCGCTTCCTCCGCTCCCCAGCCTACAGGGCCCTGGTGGTCCAAGCCAAACCCGTGGCCCAGACCGCCGATCAGCCCCAGGAGAAGAAGGTGTGA